The Triticum aestivum cultivar Chinese Spring chromosome 6D, IWGSC CS RefSeq v2.1, whole genome shotgun sequence genomic sequence TTTACGTTCCACTCACATGCTATGCTTCATTCATTTAGAAGAAGAACCAACATAGATGAGAAAATACAAGGGGAAAATAGGGGATGAGGTGAATACAAGCCACACCAGAAAAGAAAGAAACAACATGACAACTACAAGGATGGAAAGTGTCACCGCTTGTATGTCATATCTTGTAGACAAAACCAACACGGACGAGGGATCTAGCTTCCATCTTCATTCGACGAAGCAAGGTAGGGGATTGAGCTTGGTCGTCGTCCGGTTGCCATCCGACAACACCCCTTAAGGAGGGGGTCTTGATAGGGAATGAGGCAAACTAAGATGGATCACGGTCTTGCTAACCTGACTTCGGATAAGAACATCAGGCTCTTCTGCAAACTAGGTGGAACGGTAAGACCAATGTGCACTGCTTGGCAAAGGAACAcatgagcaagaaaagactaggaGCAAACACCAGCACCCTCTCCCGACACATCTAGTTGTAGCCACAAACCTCAAACCAGCCAAGGGCCAACCATACTACAACCCATCCATCAAACAAGCAATGTGTGGTTGGCGACTCCAATATGGCGCCTCTAAGGAGTTACGAAGTCAAGGACGCCATCGCCCTCTGCTCTAGATGCTGGATCTAAAGCTTTCGCCCGGAGAACATACGAGTGGGAAAGTGTGGAAGATCCATGATGATGCGTTTAATAAGGAAAACAATGCCCTAAGGCACCGTCGTCGTTGTTACCAACAAAAGCGAGCACATGGCTTTCACCCGCAACAACACACCTCGCCGCTGCCAAATGAACCACCTAGCCACAGAATCCACTAAGCACTAGAGTTCGGTCTCCACGACTTCCACAAGTGGCCACCATGCCTGTTGCAAGCCAGCCTAAAACGCTCCTCAAAAGAACGAGGCTAGGGCACCCTGCCAACGAAAGCTCGCGCACCATGCCCAAACCTGGAGGAGTCCCGCCCACATCGAGGCGGGCCAGATCCACAAACCTCCCATTAGTACAAGGTTGCGAGCAACATAAGAGGGTTGTAAACGCTCACCGCTAGCCAGAATCAAGGCCATTGTTGGCCGGATCTATGAACTAAAAACACTCACCAACCAGCACTATACCACCATAGAATGCTTCCTGCAACATTCAGCGTAGGCCTGTCGCCGGCGCGACAAAGGCCCGTGGTGACGACAGTAGGCGGGAGCAGCAAGGGGAGACCTGAGTATTGCGGTGACGTGAGCATCTCGGGTCGCCCTAGGCATGCGACACAAGAGTCTGGGGCTCACCCCCTTCCCCTTCTTCCTCAACCCAACTATTTGTTTCCCACCATTTTGCTGCCTCCTTGCCTCATATTCACGGCAGATGTGCGTTCACTCGCAAAGCACTTCGTCGGTAGATTTTCCATAAAAATCATCGCTTGCTTCTACGTATCAATTTCATCTTGGGCTAAAATCGTTTTTCCCCCCTTGTACGCCCACAGCCCAAACAGTCCTCCTTACAGGAAAGAAAACGAGTCTGGTTCCTGCTCCCCACTTCCATTGGAAAACCCTAGAAAAACAGGCTCGAATCCCCATTCTATTCCACACGGGCGACGTCGGCGGCGAGATGACCACCGGCCGCGGCCACCGCGTTTCGCCGGCGGTTGCGGCGGGGCCGCTGGAGGATGACAACGTCCTCGGCGAGATCCTCGTCCGCCTCTCCCCGGAGCCATCCTCCCTCCCGCGGGCGCTTGTCTGCAAGCCGTGGGGTCGCGTCGCCGCCTCCGCGGACTTCCGCCGCAGCTGGCGCGACCGCCACGGGAGACCCCCGGTCCTGGGCGTCTTCGAGAAGCGCATGACGACTCTGCTCTTCACCCCTGGCCTGCAAGCTCCAGATCGCATCCCCATGGAGCGCTTCTCCCTCCAGGTCTGCAGCGAGGCCGCGTGGAACACCTGGTGCGTGCTCGGGTGCCGCCAGGGGCGCGTCCTCATCATGAACTGGACGCTGCGTGAGTTCCTCATCTACAACCCTTTCTCCGGTGAGCGCGACCGCGTGTCATTCCCACCGGATCTCTCACTCCCACAGGATTTCTTCGACGACGCGTACAACGCCAACGGAGCTCTGCTCTGGGACGACGAGCAGCGCCCACTGAAGCTGGTCTTGGTAGCCTGCACGGGCCACTCGAGAGTTGCGGCCCGTGTGTACTCCTCTGAGACGGGCACATGGGGAGACAGCATCTCCATTCCTGAGCCATGTCGTCTTACCAGTGTCCCCGTCACTGTGGTCGGCAACCGCCTCTACTGTTGGCTCAAAAGGCCTGGGAATAGCATACTAGAGTTCAATCTGGATAACCAGACCCTAGCTCTCATCACAAGGCCTCCCCGTGCCAACCTCAAGAGCCGCAACTGCCGGATCATCCCAGGAGAGGATGGCGCTGTTGGCCTCGCCTTATTCATGTACCCTGCCATCGAACTGTGGAACCGCAACATCAACTCTCATGGTGTTGCAACATGGGTGCTGCGCAAGACCGTTATTCTGGACAGCATCTTTGATCTGGCGCCGTCTTCAACGGGGCAATGGAGGTCATTAGTTCTCGGGTATGCCGAGGATGCTAATGCCCTTCTTATATCGGTGTACAAAGAGATGTGCATCCGTGTATTTACGGTTCAACTTGAGTCAATGCAGTGCAAGAGAATTCATGGACACTTTCTCAATGATTTGTATTATCCGTTCGCCAGTTTCTATGCCGCAGGTAATTTACTTATCTTAACATTAAAGGAGTCGCCTGGATCCTTTCTTTTCATACATGGTTTCTCGGATACCTTTATTGTGCTTTAAAGTGTTCACTAACAATTTTTCCTCTTTGTT encodes the following:
- the LOC123140758 gene encoding uncharacterized protein, whose translation is MTTGRGHRVSPAVAAGPLEDDNVLGEILVRLSPEPSSLPRALVCKPWGRVAASADFRRSWRDRHGRPPVLGVFEKRMTTLLFTPGLQAPDRIPMERFSLQVCSEAAWNTWCVLGCRQGRVLIMNWTLREFLIYNPFSGERDRVSFPPDLSLPQDFFDDAYNANGALLWDDEQRPLKLVLVACTGHSRVAARVYSSETGTWGDSISIPEPCRLTSVPVTVVGNRLYCWLKRPGNSILEFNLDNQTLALITRPPRANLKSRNCRIIPGEDGAVGLALFMYPAIELWNRNINSHGVATWVLRKTVILDSIFDLAPSSTGQWRSLVLGYAEDANALLISVYKEMCIRVFTVQLESMQCKRIHGHFLNDLYYPFASFYAAGPSTLQILARGNNDGGAGGGQA